In a genomic window of Erigeron canadensis isolate Cc75 chromosome 5, C_canadensis_v1, whole genome shotgun sequence:
- the LOC122600856 gene encoding cytochrome c oxidase copper chaperone 2 codes for MSGLQAQDFPTTSIRLTSKAQKEQETQNAVTSSETTKPKKKICCACPDTKKLRDECIVEHGESACSKWIEAHRLCLRSEGFNV; via the coding sequence ATGAGTGGTTTACAGGCTCAAGATTTCCCTACCACTAGTATAAGACTAACCTCAAAAGCACAGAAAGAACAAGAAACACAAAATGCGGTAACGTCATCTGAAACCACAAAGCCAAAGAAGAAAATATGTTGTGCGTGCCCCGACACTAAAAAGCTGAGGGATGAATGCATTGTGGAGCATGGTGAATCAGCTTGCTCGAAATGGATTGAAGCTCATCGTCTATGTCTTCGTTCTGAGGGTTTTAATGTATGA